A window of Streptomyces sp. NBC_01241 genomic DNA:
AAAGCTTCTGGTCCTTCTTCAACTCGATCTTGATGATCTGTTCGTCACCGGTGGTCAGCTTGGCCTGCGCCACCTGGTCCTTGCTGATCGCCTGGATCACCTTGCCGGTGTCCACCGATTCGTAGCCGCCCTTTGAGCCGACGACCTGCATCAACACGACCACGGCGAGGACGGCCAGCACGATCCACATGACCGGCCCACGGAAGTATCGCTTCACGTCCATCCATACGGGGCGATAACGCCCCGTCCCTCCTGCCCGTAGGTAAATGCTGCTGTGAGAAAAGACTGTTCTTCGGACGGTACCCCAGCATTGTCACCCGAGACTGCCGGGGACGTCTGTCAAAATCTGCCTTCGAAGACTCAACGGCGGGAGTCCGGTGAAAGGTTCCCGGCGCCCCGGCCCGGTCGGGCCGGACCCTGAGGACGGGAAGGCGGTCAGCCGCCGTAGACGTGCGGGGCCAGCGTGCCGACGAAGGGGAGGTTGCGGTACTTCTCCGCGTAGTCCAGCCCGTATCCGACGACGAACTCGTTGGGGATGTCGAATCCGACCCACTTGCAGTCGAGCGCGACCTTGGCCGCGTCCGGCTTGCGCAGCAGGGTGCAGATCTCCAGGGACGCGGGCTCGCGCGAGCCCAGGTTCGACATCAGCCAGGACAGGGTCAGGCCCGAGTCGATGATGTCCTCGACGATCAGGACGTGCTTGCCCTTGATGTCGGTGTCCAGGTCCTTGAGGATCCGGACGACTCCGGAGGACTGGGTGCCCGCGCCGTACGACGAGACGGCCATCCAGTCCATCGTGACGGGGGTGGACAGCGCGCGCGCCAGGTCCGCCATCACCATCACCGCGCCCTTGAGGACGCCGACGATGAGCAGGTCCCTGCCCGCGTACTCCGCGTCGATCTTCGCGGCCAGCTCGACGAGCTTCGCGTCGATCTCTTCCTTGGTGAGGAGCACCGACTGAAGGTCGGTGCCCATGTCCTTCTCGTTCACCCGCGTCTCTTTCTCTGCCTGCCCGGTCCGGGGCGATGCCCGGTACCTGCGCGGCCGCTCGCCTGCATTGTCAGCCGCCCGTGCTTCAGCTCTGCCGAATCACCAGTCTGCCACCCTGCCGCCTGGCTTCCACCCGGCCGGGCAGGTTGATGGCCCGCTGGCCGCGCCAGCCGGTGATCAGACGGTCGACTTCCTCGATGTGCCGGGCGAAGAGGGAACCGGCCGGGGAACCCGCCTCCATGGCGGCCCGGCGCAGCACCCGGCGGCGTACGGCCGGCGGCAGCGCGTACAGCTTGGCGCACTCCAGCCGGCCCGCGTCGTCCCGAACGGCGCGGTCGGCCTCGGCGGCCCAGGTGTCCAGGGCGTCGGCGTCGTCGCGGGAGAGCTGCGCCGTACGGGCCAGGGCCTCGACGACGCCCTTGCCCAGCGCCTTCTCCAGGGCGGGCAGGCCCTCGTGGCGCAGTCGGGAGCGGGTGTAGGCGGGGTCGATGTTGTGCGGGTCGTCCCAGACGGGCAGCGACTGGACGAGGCAGGCCTTGCGGGCGGTCTGCCGGTCGAGCTGGAGGAAGGGGCGGCGGTAGCGGCCCGCCGGTCCCGACGCGGCAGCCATGCCGGAGAGCGAGCGGATGCCGGAGCCGCGAGCGAGGCCCAGCAGCACCGTCTCCGCCTGGTCGTCTCGGGTGTGGCCGAGCAGGACGGCGGCGGCGCCGTACCGCTCGGCGGCCGCGTCGAGGGCGGCGTAGCGGGCGTCGCGGGCCGCGGCCTCGGGTCCGCCCTCCTGGCCGACCTGCACGGCGACGGACTCGACCGGGTCGAGGTGCATGTCGGTGAGGCGGTCGACGACCTCGGCGGCCCGGGTGTCGGAGCCGTCCTGGAGGCCGTGGTCGACGGTGATGCCGCCGGCCCGGACGTCGAGTTTGCGGGCTTCGAAGGCGAGGGCGGAGGCGAGTGCCATGGAATCGGCGCCGCCGGAGCATGCCACCAGCACCAGGGGGGTATCGGGGCGTTCGGGGAGTGCGGCGCGCTGTCTGCCCGCGCCGGCTTCGGCAAGCTGGGGGTGCGGGGTGCGCCGGGTGTGTTCGGCGCACCGGGTGTGTTCGGTGAGTACGTCGTGGAGTACGCGGCGGACCGCCAGGCGTATCGCCGCGACCGCAGGATGGGGACCCATGTCCGGTGCCCTTCGTGAAGTTTGGGGAGGCGCCTCCGAGTGCCGGGACGGGAAGTCTGCCGTCACTCAGAGTGCGTCGATGGTGACAGAGGTAAGCCGTCCATCGAGCATTGCACGCCTTCCCATGCCCCTACGGTCCCTCGGATGGGTGATTACCGGCGCGTTCTTGTTCTGTCGTACGCCGTCCGGCCCGTCGTGATCAGGACTCTGCCTTACGGTGCACCCTCGCGATCCAGTCCGCCGGCTTCGCGATCTCCGCCTTGGTCGGAAGGGTGTTCGGCGAGGTCCAGACCCGGTTGAATCCGTCCATGCCGACCTCCTCGACCGCGGCGCGGACGAATCGTTCGCCGTCCCGGTACTGGCGCAGTTTGGCATCGAGACCGAGGAGCTTGCGCAGCGCCTGGTCGAGCCGGCTCGCGCCGCGCGCCCTGCGCTGCTGGAACTTCTCCCGGATCTCGCCGACGGAGGAGACGACCTCCGGGCCGACGCCGTCCATCACGTAGTCGGCGTGCCCTTCGAGCAGGGACATCACGGCCGTGAGCCGGCCGAGGATCTCGCGCTGGGCGGGTGTCTGGACGAGTTCGACGAGGCTGCGGCCGCCGTCCTCGCCCTCCTCGCCCTCGGGCCGGCCCCCGGCCAGGGACTGGGCCGCCTCGCGGAGCCGCTCCAGCACGGTCACCGGGTCGACGTCGGTCTCCTCCAGGAATGACTGGATCTCGCCCTGGAGGTGGTCCCGGAGCCAGGGCACCCCGGTGAACTGGGTGCGGTGGGTCTCCTCGTGGAGGGCGACCCAGAGCCGGAAGTCGTGCGGGTCGACGTCCAGTTCGCGCTCGACGTGCACGATGTTCGGGGCGACGAGCAGCAGCCTGCCGCCGCCGTCGGCCGAGGTCGGGAGTTCGCGGGTGACCGGGGCGAACGTCTCGTACTGGCCGAGGACCCGGGAGGCGAGGAACGACAGCAGCATCCCCACCTCGACGCCGGTCACCTTGCCGCCGACCGCGCCGAGCACGGCGCCACCGGGGCCGCCGGGGCGCCGCTCCTGCATCTTGCCCAGCAGGGGGCGGAGCAGTTCGCGGAAGCCCGCGACGTTGGCCTTGATCCAGCCGGCCCGGTCCACGATCAGGACCGGGGTGTCCTCCGGATCGGTCCCCTCGGGGATCATTCGGGTGAAGGAACGGACGTGCTCCTCCGAGGCCTTGGCATGCCGACGGAGCTCCGCGACGACTTCGCGGGCCTCCTCCCGGCTGATCTCGGGCCCCGGCCGCACGAGTCGGGTCGCGGTCGCCACCGCGAGATTCCAGTCGACCATCTCGGCACCACCGATGCTCGTCATGCGTCAACGGTACGTGCTCGGGTCCGTCCGCGGTGTGGTGTCGACCGGCTCACCCGGCTCGGGTGGCAAGGCTGGTGGCGAGGGCGTCGAGGGAGGACTGCGCCTCGGAGGGGGATGTCGTACCGGAGGCCAGGAAGGCGAAGGCGAGCAGCCGGCCCTGCCGGTCGACGACCGTCCCGGCGAGGGAATTCACTCCGGTGAGGGTGCCGGTCTTGGCGCGGATCAAGCCGGTGCCCGCGGACTTCTCGGTGTAACGGCCGCTGAGGGTGCCGCTGAACCCGGCCACGGGAAGGCCGGTGAGGACGGGGCGCAGTTCCGGGTAGTGCGGGTCGGCGGCGCGGGCGAGGAGGCCGGCCAGCAGTCCGGCGGTGACCTTGTCCTTGCGGTTGAGCCCGCTGCCGTCGGCGAAGTTCGCGCCGGTCAGCGGCAGGTGGAGCTTCTTGAGCTGTGCGGTGACGGCCCGTCGGCCGCCCGCGAAGTCGGCCGGTTCGCCCGTGGCCAGGGCGGTCTGCCGGGCGAGTGCCTCGGCGATGTCGTTGTCGCTGTTGGTCAGGGCCCGTTCGACCAGGGCGGAGAGCGGGACGGAGAGGTGTTCGGCGACCGGCCGGGACCCGCCGGCCGGGCGGCCGGGCGCCGGGCCGGACCCGGTGGCGATCCCGGCGTCGTGGAGCAGCTTGCCGAAGGTCCGGGCAGTGTCACCGGCCGGGTCCTCGCTGCGCGGGGCGGGTCCGCTGTCGGTGCTGTCGAGCCTGCCCTCGCGGGTCATCAGGGCGGTGACGGGCGCGATGTTCTCGTTGGGGCCGATCGGGTGCCGCGCGGGACCGGAGTAGCGGGAGGTGTCGTACGTGAGGCGGACCGACTTCACGCCCCGGTCCTTCAGGGCGCGGGCGGTGTCGGCGGCCAGCTTGCGCAGGGCGGCCTTGTCGAGGGTGGGATCGCCGCCGCCGACCAGGGTGAGGCCGCGGGAGTCCGGGGACGCCCGGACCGTCGTGGCGATGCGGTGGCCGGGGCCGAGCGCGCTCAGCGCGGCGACCGAGGTGGCGATCTTGACGGTGGAGGCGGGCGTCATGGGCGTGTCGGCGCCCTGGCCGTACAGCCGCTCGCCGGTGGCGGTGTCGATGACGACGGCGGTACGCACGGCGCCCAGGGCGGGGGCCTTCAGCAGGGGGCCGAGGGTGGCGCGGAGGGCGGCCGCCGCGCCGTCCGGGTTGCCGCGGGCGTCCGGAGCGGCGTTGTCGACCGCGGCGGAGAGCGGGGCAAGGACGGCCGGGGCGCTGGGTGCGGGTTCCGGTCCGGACGGGGTGACGGGTTCGTGATCTGCGCCACCTGTACGGTTGCGGGCGGCCGCCCAGTCCTGCTCGGCCTTACGCTGACCCGAGTCCCAGGGGCCGGCGGCAAGGACGACGCCGGCCGCGAGCATCAGGCCCAGGCCGGCGGAGACAGCCGCGAACTGCCGATCGCTCAACCCACGCAATCTGATCACGCCGCCCGACCGGGCGAGCCTGCTCAGCTTGTCCAGCGGGTTGACCGATGGTCCTTTCACCGGCTCGTCCACCGTTGACCAGCCCCTTTCGCGAGCACACATCTGCGTGGGGGACACTTAATCACCAGTCGTATGTGTTGATCATGGAGGAGCCACCCGTGGAGTTCGACGTCACCATCGAGATCCCGAAGGGTTCGCGGAACAAGTACGAGGTGGACCACGAGACCGGTCGGATCCGCCTGGACCGTCGACTCTTCACCTCGACCAGCTACCCGGCGGACTACGGTTTCGTCGAGAACACCCTCGGCGAGGACGGCGACCCGCTGGACGCGCTGGTCATCCTGGACGAGCCGACCTTCCCCGGCTGCCTCATCAAGTGCCGTGCCATCGGCATGTTCCGGATGACGGACGAGGCCGGCGGCGACGACAAGCTGCTGTGCGTGCCGGCCTCCGACCCCCGGGTGGAGCACCTGCGCGACATCCACCACGTGTCGGAGTTCGACCGCCTGGAGATCCAGCACTTCTTCGAGGTCTACAAGGACCTGGAGCCCGGCAAGTCCGTCGAGGGCGCCGACTGGGTGGGCCGCGCCGAGGCCGAGGCCGAGATCGAAGCCTCCTACAAGCGCCTTGAGGCGCAGGGCGGCGCGCACTGACGACCTGCGGGTCGCGGCCGGCCTCCGGCCGAGGTACGTCGCACGGTTCCGTTTACGGTTCCGTGCCGGAAGCGGGCGGTACTCCCTCCGAGGGGGTGCCGCCCACTTCGCGTTTGCACCCTTGTCCGTGGCCATACTGGGCAGCAGCGCGACCGAGGACGCGCAGCCGATGAGGAGCGAGGTCGAGTCGTGGCGGAACCGGGCGGTCCGGAGGACCAGAAGCCCCAGTCCGACGAGGCGCGCAGCGCCTTCGTCCCGCCGGCCGGGGTGGGGCGACGGACGTCTGCGTCCGAGGACGACCAGCCGACCTCGGAATTCGCCATTCCGACCGGTCTGGCGGCCGAGCCCCAAGGACCGGGCCCGGCTTCCGCTTCGGGCTCCGGTTCCGGTACCGGTACCGCCTCCGGCTCGGACACGATCGGCTCCGCCTTCGCCCCGCCGAGCACGTACAGCGCCCAGCACGCGCCGCCCGCCTTCACCCCGGCGCACGGCAGCCCGATGATCCGGCTGACCAAGGAGGCTCCTTGGCAGGACCGGATGCGCACGATGCTGCGGATGCCGGTCGCCGAGCGGCCCGCACCCGAGCCGGTGCAGAAGCACGACGAGGCGGGGCCCGCGGTGCCGCGTGTGCTCGACCTCACGCTGCGTATCGGGGAGCTGCTGCTCGCGGGAGGTGAGGGCGCCGAGGACGTCGAGGCGGCGATGTTCGCGGTGACCCGCAGCTACGGCCTTGACCGCTGCGAGCCCACCGTCACCTTCACCCTGCTGTCGATCTCGCACCAGCCGTCGCTGGTCGACGACCCGGTGACGGCGAGCCGCACCGTACGCCGTCGTGGCACCGACTACACCCGGCTGGCCGCCGTCTTCCGGCTCATCGACGACATCACCACCGAGGATGTCGACGTCTCGCTGGAGGAGGCCTACCGGCGGCTGGCGGAGATCCGGCGCAACCGGCACCCGTATTCCGGCTGGGTGCTGACGCTGGCCGGCGGCGGTCTCGCGGGGGCCGCGTCGGTGCTGGTCGGCGGTGGCACGCTGGTCTTCATGGTGGCCGCGATCGGCGCGATGCTCGGCGACCGGCTCGCCTGGCTCTGCGCCGGGCGGGGGCTGCCGGAGTTCTACCAGTTCGTGGTGGCGGCCATGCCGCCCGCCGCGATGGGTGTGGCGCTGACCCTCACCCACTGGTCGGACGTACGGCCGTCCGCGGTGATCACCGGTGGGCTGTTCGCGCTGCTGCCGGGACGGGCCCTGGTCGCGGGCGTGCAGGACGGGCTGACCGGCTACTACATCACGGCCGCCGCGCGCCTGCTCGAAGTCATGTACCTCTTCATCGGCATCGTCGTCGGCGTGCTGCTCGTGCTGTACATGGGGCTTCAGCTGGGCGCCCAGCTGAACCCCGAGACCCGGTTCGTCGCCCATGACCGGCCGGTGGTGCAGATCCTGGCTTCGATGGCGCTCTGTCTCGCCTTCGCGATCCTGCTCCAGCAGGACCGGTCCACGGTGCTCGCGGTGACCCTCAACGGCGGTGTGGCCTGGGTGATCTACGGGGCGATGGCCAGGACCGGCAACATCTCACCGGTGCTGGCGACAGCGACGGCGGCCGGCCTGGTGGGCCTGTTCGGGCAACTGCTCTCGCGCTACCGGTACACCTCGTCGCTGCCGTTCATCACGGCGGCGATCGGTCCGCTGCTGCCCGGTTCCGCCACGTACTTCGGTCTGCTGGGCGTGGCCCAGGGCAATGTGAACGCCGGACTCGCCTCGTTGTCGACCGCGGTGGCGACGGCGCTGGCGATCGCGATCGGAGTGAACCTGGGAAGTGAGATCTCCCGGCTGTTCATGCGGGTGCCGGGAGCTGTCGGCGGGGCAAACCGCCGCGCGGCCAAGCGGACGCGCGGCTTCTGAACCGCCGACGCTGCGGCTCGTGGTCAGCGCTTGGCGTGGCGGCCGCGCTGCACCGCGGACGAGCCGGGGCCCTCCACGCCACCGGCCGCCGCCTCCTTCTTCGACCTGGAGCGGGCCCGCAGGAACTCGATCGCGATCGGCACCACCGAGATGAGCACGATCAGGATGAGCATCGCCTCGATGTTCTGGTGCACGAACTCGATCTTGCCGAGCGCGGCCCCGAGCAGCGTGACGCCGACGCCCCAGAGCACGCCGCCGATGATGTTGAACGTGATGAACGAGCGGTAGTTCATCCGGCTCACACCGGCGATGATCGGCGTGAACGTACGCACGATGGGCACGAAGCGGGCCAGGATCAGCGACTTCGGCCCGTACTTCTCGAAGAACTCATGGGCCTTCTCGACGTTCTCCTGCTTGAAGAGGCGGGAGTCCGGGCGCTTGAAGAGCGAGGGGCCGACCTTGCGGCCGAAGAGATACCCGACCTGGTCGCCGATGATCGCCGCGAGAGCGACCAGGAGGCAGACCAGCCACAACGGGGTCTTCAACTGGCCCGTGGTCACCAGCAGGCCCGTGGTGAACAGCAACGAGTCACCGGGCAGGAAGAAGCCGATCAGCAGTCCGGACTCGGCGAAGACGATGAGGAGGACGCCGGGGAGTCCGAACGTGTTGATCAGATAGTCCGGGTCCAGCCAGCTCGGTCCGAGCGCAAGCGTATTCAAGGGTCCGGGCTCCTGGATCGTTCGATGGCGGCTGCGTGGCCGCCCAAAGCTATCAACGCAAAATGACGGCCCGGGGTTCCAGTGGACCGCGCGATCACGCGAACCGTGCCAACCGGGACAAAGCTCTCTCCAGGAGGTATCACGCGATGAATATCGAGGATTTCGGCGGCGGGCAGACGGACCACTCGGATGTCCTGGTCGTCACCACGAACGACGTACCGGGCTACCAGGTGACCCGGGTGATCGGTGAGGTGTTCGGCCTGACCGTACGCTCCCGCCACCTCGGCAGCCAGATCGGCGCCGGACTGAAGTCCATGATCGGCGGCGAGCTGAAGGGGCTGACCAAGACGCTCGTCCAGACCCGGAACCAGGCGATGGAGCGGCTGGTCGAACAGGCCAGGGCGCGGGGCGCCAACGCGGTGCTGATGATGCGCTTCGACGTGACCGAGGCGGCCGACGTGGGCACCGAGGTCTGCGCGTACGGTACGGCGGCCGTGATCAGCAAGATCTGAGCGACGGCCGGTACGGGGCAAGGACACCCGCTCCCGTACCGGCCGTGCGGCACGCGTTACGAGAGGCGCTCCGCGTTGGCGTCGATCGCTGCCCTCAGATGGTCGGCCAGGCCCGGCCGCATCGACTCGTAGTACGCGCGAAACCGCGGGTCGGACACGTACATCTCGCCGAGCCCCCGGTGGATCTCGGGGGTGCACTCGTAGAACCACCCGGTGATGTGGAGCCGGTGCGCCTCGGCCAGGTCCATCGCCCGCTCGCCGGTGGCGGGTTCGCCGTCCTCCATCAGATCGACGTAGGCGGCGCTCCAGTCGGCGACCTCCGCCTGCATCCGCTTCCAGTCCTCCTTGGTGTAGCGGGCGGCCCGGCGCTGCGACTCGGCGTAGGCAGCGGTGCCGCCCCAGCGGCGTTCGGCCTCCTCGGCATGCTCCTCCGGGTCCTTGCCCCCGAACACCTCGAACTTCTCCTCGGGCGTGAGGTTGATGCCCATCTTCCGTGCCTCCATGGCTGTCTCGACGGCGGCTGCCATCTTCCGGAGCTCGCCGATCCGGCCGGTCAGCAGCCGGTACTGGCGGCGCAGGTGCTCCTGCGGGTCCGCGGCCGGGTTGTCGAGCAGTACCGCGATCTCGTCGAGCGGGAAGCCGAGCTCCCGGTAGAACAGGATCTGCTGCAGCCGGTCGAGGTCGGCGTCGTCGTAGCGGCGGTGGCCCGCGTGGCTGCGCCCGCCGGGCGACAGCAGCCCGATGCCGTCGTAGTGATGCAGGGTGCGCACCGTGACCCCGGCGAATCCGGCGACCTGTCCCACGGAGTAGTCCACGACTCCCCGCTCCCTTCTCCGTTCTCGGTACATACCGAGCCTGAGTCCTGACGCGACGTGAGGTGCAAGCCCGAGACGCCACTCGCCCCGGCGCCATTCGAGGCGTTATGCGGCTTTTGCGTCTATAGGGTGAGCCGATGGCCACAGATTCTCCGGCCCCGACCGGAACCGCTCCCGAGCCCACCCCCGCGCAACGGCTGCTGCCCGTCATCGTGCCCGCCCTGGCCGTCGGGGTCGCCTCGGCGCTCATCCTGCTCGGCGTCAGCCTGCTCGCGGAGAAGCTGCAGGACGTCCTCTGGGGAACGCTCCCCGACGCCCTCTCCATCGGCCGCTACTCCAGCCTCTGGATGATCGTGACGCTCACCGCGAGCGGGCTAATGATCGGGGTGCTCATCCGGGTGGTGCCGGGCCATGCCGGTCCCGATCCGGCGACCACCGGGCTGGTCGACCCGCCGCTCGCGCCGG
This region includes:
- a CDS encoding inorganic diphosphatase is translated as MEFDVTIEIPKGSRNKYEVDHETGRIRLDRRLFTSTSYPADYGFVENTLGEDGDPLDALVILDEPTFPGCLIKCRAIGMFRMTDEAGGDDKLLCVPASDPRVEHLRDIHHVSEFDRLEIQHFFEVYKDLEPGKSVEGADWVGRAEAEAEIEASYKRLEAQGGAH
- a CDS encoding threonine/serine ThrE exporter family protein, coding for MAEPGGPEDQKPQSDEARSAFVPPAGVGRRTSASEDDQPTSEFAIPTGLAAEPQGPGPASASGSGSGTGTASGSDTIGSAFAPPSTYSAQHAPPAFTPAHGSPMIRLTKEAPWQDRMRTMLRMPVAERPAPEPVQKHDEAGPAVPRVLDLTLRIGELLLAGGEGAEDVEAAMFAVTRSYGLDRCEPTVTFTLLSISHQPSLVDDPVTASRTVRRRGTDYTRLAAVFRLIDDITTEDVDVSLEEAYRRLAEIRRNRHPYSGWVLTLAGGGLAGAASVLVGGGTLVFMVAAIGAMLGDRLAWLCAGRGLPEFYQFVVAAMPPAAMGVALTLTHWSDVRPSAVITGGLFALLPGRALVAGVQDGLTGYYITAAARLLEVMYLFIGIVVGVLLVLYMGLQLGAQLNPETRFVAHDRPVVQILASMALCLAFAILLQQDRSTVLAVTLNGGVAWVIYGAMARTGNISPVLATATAAGLVGLFGQLLSRYRYTSSLPFITAAIGPLLPGSATYFGLLGVAQGNVNAGLASLSTAVATALAIAIGVNLGSEISRLFMRVPGAVGGANRRAAKRTRGF
- the tilS gene encoding tRNA lysidine(34) synthetase TilS gives rise to the protein MGPHPAVAAIRLAVRRVLHDVLTEHTRCAEHTRRTPHPQLAEAGAGRQRAALPERPDTPLVLVACSGGADSMALASALAFEARKLDVRAGGITVDHGLQDGSDTRAAEVVDRLTDMHLDPVESVAVQVGQEGGPEAAARDARYAALDAAAERYGAAAVLLGHTRDDQAETVLLGLARGSGIRSLSGMAAASGPAGRYRRPFLQLDRQTARKACLVQSLPVWDDPHNIDPAYTRSRLRHEGLPALEKALGKGVVEALARTAQLSRDDADALDTWAAEADRAVRDDAGRLECAKLYALPPAVRRRVLRRAAMEAGSPAGSLFARHIEEVDRLITGWRGQRAINLPGRVEARRQGGRLVIRQS
- a CDS encoding YbjQ family protein, with product MNIEDFGGGQTDHSDVLVVTTNDVPGYQVTRVIGEVFGLTVRSRHLGSQIGAGLKSMIGGELKGLTKTLVQTRNQAMERLVEQARARGANAVLMMRFDVTEAADVGTEVCAYGTAAVISKI
- the hpt gene encoding hypoxanthine phosphoribosyltransferase, producing the protein MGTDLQSVLLTKEEIDAKLVELAAKIDAEYAGRDLLIVGVLKGAVMVMADLARALSTPVTMDWMAVSSYGAGTQSSGVVRILKDLDTDIKGKHVLIVEDIIDSGLTLSWLMSNLGSREPASLEICTLLRKPDAAKVALDCKWVGFDIPNEFVVGYGLDYAEKYRNLPFVGTLAPHVYGG
- a CDS encoding DedA family protein — encoded protein: MNTLALGPSWLDPDYLINTFGLPGVLLIVFAESGLLIGFFLPGDSLLFTTGLLVTTGQLKTPLWLVCLLVALAAIIGDQVGYLFGRKVGPSLFKRPDSRLFKQENVEKAHEFFEKYGPKSLILARFVPIVRTFTPIIAGVSRMNYRSFITFNIIGGVLWGVGVTLLGAALGKIEFVHQNIEAMLILIVLISVVPIAIEFLRARSRSKKEAAAGGVEGPGSSAVQRGRHAKR
- the dacB gene encoding D-alanyl-D-alanine carboxypeptidase/D-alanyl-D-alanine endopeptidase — encoded protein: MDEPVKGPSVNPLDKLSRLARSGGVIRLRGLSDRQFAAVSAGLGLMLAAGVVLAAGPWDSGQRKAEQDWAAARNRTGGADHEPVTPSGPEPAPSAPAVLAPLSAAVDNAAPDARGNPDGAAAALRATLGPLLKAPALGAVRTAVVIDTATGERLYGQGADTPMTPASTVKIATSVAALSALGPGHRIATTVRASPDSRGLTLVGGGDPTLDKAALRKLAADTARALKDRGVKSVRLTYDTSRYSGPARHPIGPNENIAPVTALMTREGRLDSTDSGPAPRSEDPAGDTARTFGKLLHDAGIATGSGPAPGRPAGGSRPVAEHLSVPLSALVERALTNSDNDIAEALARQTALATGEPADFAGGRRAVTAQLKKLHLPLTGANFADGSGLNRKDKVTAGLLAGLLARAADPHYPELRPVLTGLPVAGFSGTLSGRYTEKSAGTGLIRAKTGTLTGVNSLAGTVVDRQGRLLAFAFLASGTTSPSEAQSSLDALATSLATRAG
- a CDS encoding zinc-dependent metalloprotease, coding for MTSIGGAEMVDWNLAVATATRLVRPGPEISREEAREVVAELRRHAKASEEHVRSFTRMIPEGTDPEDTPVLIVDRAGWIKANVAGFRELLRPLLGKMQERRPGGPGGAVLGAVGGKVTGVEVGMLLSFLASRVLGQYETFAPVTRELPTSADGGGRLLLVAPNIVHVERELDVDPHDFRLWVALHEETHRTQFTGVPWLRDHLQGEIQSFLEETDVDPVTVLERLREAAQSLAGGRPEGEEGEDGGRSLVELVQTPAQREILGRLTAVMSLLEGHADYVMDGVGPEVVSSVGEIREKFQQRRARGASRLDQALRKLLGLDAKLRQYRDGERFVRAAVEEVGMDGFNRVWTSPNTLPTKAEIAKPADWIARVHRKAES
- a CDS encoding MerR family transcriptional regulator; protein product: MDYSVGQVAGFAGVTVRTLHHYDGIGLLSPGGRSHAGHRRYDDADLDRLQQILFYRELGFPLDEIAVLLDNPAADPQEHLRRQYRLLTGRIGELRKMAAAVETAMEARKMGINLTPEEKFEVFGGKDPEEHAEEAERRWGGTAAYAESQRRAARYTKEDWKRMQAEVADWSAAYVDLMEDGEPATGERAMDLAEAHRLHITGWFYECTPEIHRGLGEMYVSDPRFRAYYESMRPGLADHLRAAIDANAERLS